CCAGCACTAACTCCTTATAGTAGTAAAAAGTTATTCTTGTCAAAACGGAGTTGACTTCATGTAATATAAGCACTTTTATCATTCCAGTGCCATTTATTTTTGACATGAACATTTCACTGTCACTGGGAAAGGAATGGTGAGGATCTGAACGACAGACGGACTCTAGATGTGTAGCAGTGCTGTCCTTCTACTCACTGGCTTCTGCTTTGACTTTGTCCATCTCAGCGAGCAGCGTCACCTCTCGATCCATGAGACTGAACAGAACAGGAACAGTTAGCAACAAACCCATCTCATGCTGAATAAAGATTATTCACTTCTCACAGGTTTGAGCCAATCAAATCACTCAAGTTTGATAAacaaagtgagtgtgtgtgagcttgagtgtgtgaatgagtgattGAGCAAATGTGCACACGTGAGCTagcggcgtgtgtgtgtgtgtgtgtgtgttaccagcTCTGCAGCTCAGCAAATGTCTGCTTCATGCTCTTGATGGATGTGTCCATCTCTTCTTTCACCACGACTCTATAGCGGGACAGTGAAGCTGCACATCTCTGGAGGTCCTTCACGGAGCGATCGGCGTTAGGCCCTGAGaaaacaaacactagatcttcacaAAGAGTCTCATGAACACACAAGCACTATTAACAGCGCAGGAGTCCCAAAACCTCCAGCCATCGGTCTCCAGCACAGAATTAAACATCCGGGACCAGTCAGAGGTTTGGACACCCTTTTTCACTAATGTACATCTCCGTGTCCCTCCTCCACCAGCGTTTAAAAGCCTCATGATGACGACGACAATGTGATGTAAAaacgtatatattttttttattatgtgtcaCAGAATTTCGGTCAATCTTAATTCACTGCAGCACTTCAGGAATATTTAAgtgaaaagcaaaaataaataaatgttgctctCATTTTCCATTCACTTTtacagtacacacaaaaaaaaaaaaaaggtttaaatgcaTCTCAAGTCAGAAAACATTTAGTTGTGTCTTCACGGCTACGGACGGCGATGGTCAAGTTAAGGACACTCACAGTGTTTGTATACTGTatacttaggtgcccttgagcaaggcgtCAAACCCccgactgctccccgggcaccgcagctccgggtgtgtgtgttcacagtgtgtgtgtgtgtgtgcgcgcgcgcgcactttggatgggttaaatgcagagcactaattctgagtatgggtcaccacacttggctgaatgtcacgtcactatcacagatgaagtgaattaaatgcaTGTCACACAGACGTTTCAGAAACATTTCCATGAGAAACAAACACTTGATATACTGCTTAATACAGCGCCATCTTTTCAAGAATAGAGTTCAACAATCATATATAcactatttaaatactaataaagtagggttatatatgtttttatcagTGTTGCATGATAAACGTGACTCAATACAACAGTGCAGAGACATCTCAAGTCAGATTGTGAACGGTTTGCGCAGTGCTGCATCAAGTCGAACACACCTTTTATCCTGCACTTTTCTGATTAAATACTTTgcagattgttttcatttaaaggaTTGGCTACATTATAAATTGCAAAAGAGATATTTTCAaaacccatatgacctgctctttaaaatagtatttttctaaATTGTAGCTTGACTAACAGGCTGATCACGCTAACCCAAACTCACAGTCACGTTAGGTTAACTTTCCTTTTATTTAATCAGCTGGAAGAACTCAGCCTTGGTTTCATCTGTCGCGTGTGAAGCAGACAGAGACGAACGCAGACTGATACAGAATCTCTTACCCATCTTTCTGCCGGCAGGACCTCGCTGTGCGTCGCTGGACAGAACCGGTGCAGAGGGATGATGGGAGCTGGACACAGGCTTGGCTTGAGACTTGTTACTGGTTCTGTGATGGTTCTGTCGTGCTCCAGGTTCAGTGCTGGGCTGAGGGGCGGGGCTTGATGTGGACCCCACACCTCCACCTGCTGCAGAGGACAGAAGGGCGGAGTTATAGCTCTGATCACCGCTCAAACACCTGAAGGCATCACCTGCTCTCAGCAAACACACCTGTGGCCTCCGAAACCTCAGGGACAGCCGTTTCCAAGTCGAGCTCGGCAGCGTCCAGAGAGGCGGAGTCCAGCTGCTCGCTCAGAGAATCCAGCGAATCCCCATCAGCCGCTGCTGAACCGTTGGCATGGAAACCATTAACCGCTTCCTGACACTCAGTGTCTGGAGCCAATTCGGCAGGAGTCGAGTCTGTGGGAACGTCAGTTTGTGCCTTtggcttctttttcttcttgggctgtgagtgagagtgtgaccAGAAGCAGCAGTTAAACCTTTAAACGGTCATCGTTCAActccagtcacacacacacacacacacacacatttagactGAATGTTTGGTAAAGCTCGTTCCCTCACCTTCTTTTTCCCAGTGACATTCCACTCCTTCAGGATCTCCACGGCCccgcctaacacacacacacacacacacacacacacacacacaggtgacagTCACGTCACACTCGGGACACAGTCTCCTACGAGACCCGCCTGAGGGCACTGGGTGTGcgtttgttttttctcttttctttgccAGCTTCTATGGCTATATTCATGGTTTAATTCATTAAAGTAAAACTAAAGATGTCTAAGTTTCACTAAACTGAAAaacttaatgtttttaaaagtgtttgtaCCTTCCACAAACGCCTGCACCGCTCGATCCACGCTGTTCTCGAAGTGCTGCAGCACCAGAGTGATCTCATTATTGCTCTTGTTGGGAACCACGGCTCGCACGGCGTTTATCTGACGAGAGCCGAAACATGAGTGAGTCGAGCCCGAGATTCACAGACAAGAGTAAAACAGAGCACAGCTGAAGACTGAAGAACACAGTCCCATC
This genomic window from Carassius auratus strain Wakin chromosome 33, ASM336829v1, whole genome shotgun sequence contains:
- the LOC113052675 gene encoding spermatogenesis-associated serine-rich protein 2-like — translated: MARKSSYKDVSGVVFDTHSKMVMSQGGSFENMKEKINAVRAVVPNKSNNEITLVLQHFENSVDRAVQAFVEGGAVEILKEWNVTGKKKPKKKKKPKAQTDVPTDSTPAELAPDTECQEAVNGFHANGSAAADGDSLDSLSEQLDSASLDAAELDLETAVPEVSEATAGGGVGSTSSPAPQPSTEPGARQNHHRTSNKSQAKPVSSSHHPSAPVLSSDAQRGPAGRKMGPNADRSVKDLQRCAASLSRYRVVVKEEMDTSIKSMKQTFAELQSCLMDREVTLLAEMDKVKAEAMAILDGRQKRAEELRRLADKSASLTEEQLSELRADIKHFVSERKYDEDLGKAVKFSHDLEPLKCSIMSFGSVYHPQTDYSSRSRCSSTSSSVTGSAPAKAPPPSELQHYQASAYTGRPSVPHKQIFQGNRRIIHGYQGNQRNNGNSHPVPNPGRSSYRYQGERGHQIDLNSQPTNSMRGSSHSSGYCSDRPAHNGLPQRQPRTHCP